A window from Pseudoliparis swirei isolate HS2019 ecotype Mariana Trench chromosome 17, NWPU_hadal_v1, whole genome shotgun sequence encodes these proteins:
- the insyn2ab gene encoding inhibitory synaptic factor 2A, whose translation MVSKEDTTSVPSNSDESDSETGPSHGLDAQSGPESGKQQVKKRNKALQVRFKDICDAQKEHRGKHSRSISCKVRHKKFMTMPARRSIPNVTKSTGVQTSPDLTKRYKTFPFERKKGHTFKHTALVEDYKGQNNVFLSDIKTGGEDGQPIGESSEYTGKIVGQTKALLHHADDSSETEDLLSRANCVDGPTCPDPSHFSEEGRPGSPAFKKETEYQVGGTRTKNKGLPKEDMDAGTSSKRQLANTEFSQNKSKGMGPVAWTSLTHVESLGSPSMSCKRKKGPELNEQQSQTLPHSAKCSVQSQGQCRTRHVSASSKLQQTVGGDEGFPPKDTGAPGMRSSQQIMPLSGDKDIKEQLQAMENLISSSQETIKVLLGVIQELEKGEAQREGLTYRTGQDTANCDTCRNSACIIYSVELDFKLQEDKLQALIKRLCPLDSQQCPALPYSNEVFTSTPKRKSKTESKKHARWKLWFL comes from the exons ATGGTGAGCAAAGAAGACACTACATCTGTTCCCTCAAATTCCGATGAATCCGATTCAGAGACAGGTCCATCACACGGCCTTGATGCGCAGTCTGGACCAGAATCCGGCAAGCAGCAGGTAAAGAAGAGAAACAAGGCCTTACAAGTGCGTTTTAAGGATATTTGTGACGCTCAGAAGGAGCATCGAGGAAAACACTCCCGATCCATTTCCTGCAAAGTGAGACACAAAAAGTTCATGACCATGCCGGCCAGACGCTCCATTCCAAACGTGACCAAGAGCACTGGCGTCCAGACGTCGCCTGACCTCACGAAGCGATACAAGACTTTCCCTTTTGAGAGGAAAAAAggacacacatttaaacacactGCTTTGGTGGAAGATTATAAAGGACAAAACAACGTTTTTTTGAGTGATATAAagacgggaggagaggacggaCAACCTATCGGGGAGTCCTCCGAGTACACGGGTAAGATTGTGGGCCAGACGAAAGCATTGCTTCACCACGCGGATGACAGTAGTGAAACAGAGGATTTGCTTTCCCGTGCTAACTGTGTGGATGGACCCACTTGTCCAGATCCGTCACATTTCTCAGAAGAGGGCCGTCCGGGCAGCCCTGCTTTCAAAAAAGAGACAGAGTATCAGGTTGGTGGGACAAGGACCAAAAACAAAGGATTACCCAAAGAAGACATGGACGCTGGCACTTCTTCAAAGCGCCAGCTGGCgaacacagagttttcacagaACAAGTCAAAGGGGATGGGCCCTGTTGCATGGACCTCTTTGACACACGTGGAGTCTTTAGGAAGCCCGTCGATGAGCTGCAAACGGAAAAAGGGTCCGGAGCTAAACGAACAGCAGTCACAGACACTTCCCCACAGCGCCAAATGCTCTGTGCAGTCACAAGGTCAGTGTCGGACCAGGCATGTGTCCGCCTCTTCTAAACTCCAGCAAACAGTCGGTGGGGATGAGGGCTTTCCTCCAAAAGACACAGGTGCCCCAGGCATGAGGAGCAGCCAGCAGATAATGCCCTTATCAGGAGACAAGGATATCAAAGAACAGCTGCAGGCCATGGAAAACCTCATCAGCTCGAGCCAGGAGACCATCAAAGTCCTACTGGGAGTTATTCAGGAGCTGGAGAAAGGTGAAGcgcagagagaggg GCTCACCTACCGAACAGGACAAGACACAGCAAATTGTGACACTTGTCGAAACAGCGCATGCATCATTTACAG TGTCGAGCTGGACTTCAAACTGCAGGAGGACAAGCTACAGGCCCTGATAAAGAGACTTTGCCCTCTGGACAGCCAACAATGTCCCGCTCTCCCTTACTCCAATGAAGTATTCACATCCACCCCCAAACGCAAATCCAAGACAGAGTCCAAAAAGCATGCTCGTTGGAAACTCTGGTTCCTCTGA